In the genome of Lathyrus oleraceus cultivar Zhongwan6 chromosome 4, CAAS_Psat_ZW6_1.0, whole genome shotgun sequence, the window GGTAAACCGAATGCTAAATTAAGCCGATAAATAAGAGACTCGTCTGTCATCATTCATTAACTATGAAAATATGGAATACACAAAAATGCTCATCACCAATTCACCACCACTATCACTAATTACTACCACAATAACTAATAACTAACATGTGCTTGTGATCAAAACCATAAACACATCCAACCAAGCCAACAACATATAAACAATTTCATCAATTACACCATATCttgataaaaacaaaaaattgcCATTTAGATCTATGAAACACTGGCACATATATAGACACGACACACAGGACTAGTTGAATAATGCGGTAATGCGGAATACCAAACACACACCTTCAATCTGAAGTGTCAATGCTACATAGTcatgatcaatcatcatcatcatgatcacTCTCATCACTGAAATACCCAGCtttcttccctttcttcttcGTCTTGTTGTTGTCCAAACCCTCATCATCATTTCTGTTTCTCCCCAGCAACCTTTCACCCGCTTCATCATCCACAACAGAAGCCCAATTATCGTCAAACTGCTCCGCAGCAATCTGACCaccctcctcctcctcctcatcACCTTCCTCCTCCCCATCCCTATCCCTCAGCCCACTAAATCCCCGTCGCGGCTTCTTAGGCTGAGGCCGCGGCCTCGGCCCCAACTGATTCTTAGGACACTCATACGACAAATGACCATGCCCCCCACACTCATAACACAAAGCAGTCTCAGTATTGTACACGCGCTTCCGAATAAACTCCGGAGCACGTCCATTATCAGCAGCAATAGAAGCAGTTAGAGTCCTTCCATTGAGAATCTTCTTATTCATCTCCGCCACGGCGCGTTGGGCGTCATTACGAGAAACGAATTGGACAAACGCGACACCGCGGCTTAGGCGCGTGTGACGGTCTTTGAGAACGGTTACACGCGCGATGCGGCCGAAAGTAGAGAAGAGCGTATGGAGATCGGAGTTTGTTAGGGAGTAATCTAGATTAGAAACGTATAGCGTCGATTTTGATGGTGCTAAGGGTTCACCTGTTCCTCCTATTGATGATCCTTTGTTGTTCGGTTTTGATTGGGGTTGATTACTGGATGTGGTGCCGGTGGTGGTGTTGGGGGTTGAGGACGAAGCGCAGTAGCGGTAGTAGAAAACGTCGTCGTCTTCATCGCTGTCGCTGTGTTTTCGTTTGTGTTTCTTCTTGCTTGACATTTTTTTCGGTTCAGGTTTTTTGTTTCCGGCAACGGCGTTCGGTTTCCGGCGACGGAATTAGTTCTCCGATGCTTCTTTAATCTATAGAGGAAATCTGAGAGTGGAGAGATTCTATAATGCGTTTGAGAAACCCTAGAGAAGTGAAGCGAAACTCCAAGCGGATCTGGACATGGATCCGGATATTTTGGATTGGTTTTATATATGGTTTTATCCATTCTTATTTTTTTATAAGCAGTACTATCCATATGTAAATGGACAACTTGCTCACCGCCAGAGTACTTG includes:
- the LOC127135551 gene encoding U11/U12 small nuclear ribonucleoprotein 31 kDa protein, which produces MSSKKKHKRKHSDSDEDDDVFYYRYCASSSTPNTTTGTTSSNQPQSKPNNKGSSIGGTGEPLAPSKSTLYVSNLDYSLTNSDLHTLFSTFGRIARVTVLKDRHTRLSRGVAFVQFVSRNDAQRAVAEMNKKILNGRTLTASIAADNGRAPEFIRKRVYNTETALCYECGGHGHLSYECPKNQLGPRPRPQPKKPRRGFSGLRDRDGEEEGDEEEEEGGQIAAEQFDDNWASVVDDEAGERLLGRNRNDDEGLDNNKTKKKGKKAGYFSDESDHDDDD